The following nucleotide sequence is from Gymnodinialimonas sp. 202GB13-11.
GCCGCGCGCAGGAGCTTTGGCTGATCGTGGGCGACGGTGCACCGGTCTCGCTTGGCCTGCTGGGTGAGGACCCGTTGACGACCATCGACCCCGATCCGCAGGTTGCCCGATTGTTTGAAGCCGGCGCGGTCCTTGCCATTTCGGATGAACCAGCGGGCGGCTCCCCCACCGGGGCACCCACGGGTGAGGTTCTTGCACTGGGCACGCTTGTCGCCCTCTGATCGGCTCAGAGGCCTGCCATCACGCACCTGTGTTCCCGGATTTTACATTTTATCGCAACGATTTAGCGGCATTAAGCAGCAATCATTGGGACTGCCTGAAACCTCCCATGCCGTCCAACCGTGACTCCCTGCAAGCCCGGCAATCCCGCCGGGCAATGGTTCCGTAATGGCGGGCTGCATGGTCAGGGAGGCGTGTGGACCCGTCCGGCGGAGGGAAGCGGACATAACCGCCCCTTCGCCACCCTTCTTGTCCCCAACCTCCCTGCACAAAGTCTGCGCGAGCCCGGCGGCCCTGTCCCGTGTCCCGGGGTGTCCCCTAGGTGCGCAGACAGAAAGGCCGGGCAATGCGCCCGGCCTTTCGACTGTCTCAATGTCGGTGCTGTGCGGTCAGCGTCAGTTCCAGCAGCTCACGCGAACCGTCATGTCGGCGGCCTCACGGCTCAGGTTTTCGCGGTTCAACGCACCTGCGGGCTGCCCAACCGTTAGACCAACGCCGGCTTCCTGCAACAGCGCGATCAGCTGATCCGAGCGCAATGCCAGTGTCACCTCATCGGGCAGGGTGCGCCCTTCAACCGTGCCGGGAAGGACCATGCCGATGACATTTCCGGTCACATCCAGAACCGGGCCACCGGCCTCGGTATCTGCCGTTGCCACTTCCAGCCGCTGCACGGTTTCTTCACCATTCACACCACGCAAATCGGCCAGACGTCCGAAGGTTGTCGAAGCCGCCGAAAGCGCGCCGCCGAAAGGATAGCCGGCGACTGCAATATCAGACCGCAACCGGGCCGGGCTGTCTGCCATCCGCGCAAAGCCAAGCGGTGCCAGCGCCTGTGTCGGGCGCAGCACGACAATCCCAAGTGCATCATCGCGGAACGTGACCGACGCGTCATAGGCATTGTCGATCAGGATTTGCTGGCACTGACCGGCAACTTCCGTTGTGGTCAAAACCGTGCCTTGCGCATCCAGGAAGAAACCCGTGCGCACCAGATCGGGGGAACGGACGGTAAGGCCGGAGACCATGTCGATGCTTTCATCCAGCCCCTCAGGCACCGCAGCCGGGTCCAACGCGCCGTCAACGGCCTGGAAGGTTTCCTGCATCATCGGCAGGACGCGGGCGATCTGATCGTCCGCCGAAGGCTCCCAGATCAACGTGAAACCCTTCACGGCCCCGCCCACAAGACGCGCTTCGGTGTGGCTGCGTAGGTCTTGCGATTGGCCCGTCAGCAGGAAGCTGTCACCCTGCCGTTCACGCTCACCTTCCAGGGGCACGATCTCAAGCGTTTGCATGATCTCATAAAGGCCAAACAGCGTCGCACGATCGCCCGGCTGACTGATCAACATGACACGCACGCCGCTATCGTTGATCTCTTCGTACTGCGCGAAGGGGAAGTTGTAGCTGTCGAACGCCACCATGGCCATTGGCAGGTCCATCTGGATGCCCGCGCGCTGATCCAGCACGTTCTGCATCCCCAACGCGGCGAGCTCGCCGTTATATTCGTTCAGCAACTGTGCGCGCTGGCGAGTCGTCAGAATACCCGTAGGCTCCATCCCGCGGTCAATCTGATACGCTTCCATTGAGCCGCGCGTGCCGGGGCCGAATGCGCCGTCGATGCCGCCGGTGTAAAAGCCGAACCACTGCAACGCGATCTGCAATTCGTCCCGCTGTTCGCGGGTCAGCTGGCCTTCCGACTGCCGCGCTTCTTGCGGTGTCTCGTCTGGGATATCAACCGGCTCTGGCTCTTCCTCGGCAACGGCCACTTCCTCGACCGCTTCTTCCACAGCAGGCTCTTCATTCAGCGCCGCTTCCGTCGAAACCGCGGTATCACCCTGCAACGTGTTCGTACCGACCGGGAAGAACTGGGTCGCATAAAGATCGCCATCTTCAAGGAACGAGTCCCGTGGGATCAGCCCCTGCGCCAGCAGCTGACGCAGCACAGTCTGGCCAACATCCGGCTCATACGGCCCCAGCGCCACAGCATAGAGGCCGGTGGTCGCCCGAAACCCGTTCACATTCTCAACCAGTTGCGAATAGGCCCGCACGCGCTGTTCGGCGGCGGCAAGGGATTGGTGCGCCTCAATCTGCACCCACACACGGTCCTGCGCCTGCGCGCTCCCCACAGTCAGAACGCCAAAAACGGCCACAAACGTCAGGGCGAGAGCCCCCCGCAAAATACGCATCGCCATGATTATTATCGAAACCCTGTTCTTAGATACCGTGTCTATCCGCGCGCCGGTGAATGCAGGCAGCAAGCGGTCCGAGCGCGACGTTATCTTTGCGCGCCTGTGAATGCACCCTGATTCCCGATAGTTTTCCACAAGGCGTGGCTTAGATGGGACATGCGCGCGACCGGCCCGCGTTGACCCTTGCGGCGCACGGGTCTACTCAGGCGCCGAACCCGACGCCGGAGCTTTGATATGGCCGAGCCCAACACCCCCCGTTCCTTTCAGGAGATCATCCTGAGGCTTCAGTCCTACTGGGCCGCGAAAGGCTGCGCGATCATGCAGCCCTACGATATGGAAGTGGGCGCGGGCACCTTCCACCCGGCCACCACTCTGCGCTCGCTGGGGTCAAAGGCGTGGGCCGCAGCTTATGTACAGCCTTCGCGCCGCCCGACAGATGGCCGCTACGGCGAAAACCCCAACCGGTTGCAGCATTACTATCAGTATCAAGTGCTCATCAAACCCTCGCCGCCCGATCTGCAGGACCTCTACCTTGGTTCGCTGCGCGCCATAGGGATCGATACCGATATCCACGACATCCGCTTTGTGGAAGACGATTGGGAAAGCCCGACCCTTGGGGCCTGGGGCCTGGGCTGGGAAGTCTGGTGTGATGGAATGGAAGTCAGCCAGTTCACCTATTTTCAACAGGTCGGCGGTCATGATTGCCACCCCGTCTCGGGGGAGCTGACCTACGGCCTCGAACGCCTCGCCATGTATGTCCTCGGCATCGACCACGTGATGGACATGCCCTTCAACGACCCCGACGCGCCTATCCCGTTGAAATACGGCGATGTCTTCCGCCAGACGGAAGAGGAATACAGCCGCCACAACTTCGACACCGCCACGACCGAGACGTTGTTGAAGCACTTCGAAGATGCCGAGGCCGAGTGCAAACACATCCTCGATCAGGCCCATGACGATCCCAAAACCGGCAAGCGCATCATCATGGCGCACCCGGCTTATGATCAGGCCATTAAGGCCAGCCACGTCTTCAACCTTCTGGACGCGCGCGGCGTGATCTCTGTCACCGAGCGACAAGCCTACATTGGCCGCGTCCGCGCGCTGACCAAAATGTGCGCCGACGCCTTCGTCCAGACAGAAGCCGGAGGCGCAGACGCGGCATGACGTCTGGAAAAATCCTCGTATCGGTGATCGTCGGCGTCACCGCGATCTTCGGGGCCGCTCTTTGGTGGTTCGTAAATTATGCATTCTATGAAGAACTCGACGATGTCGCCCTGATCGTGCAGCGCGGCGATGGCGCAGCCTTCGAAGTGCCCCTCGATCCCGTCGGAAATCAGGTCAGCGGCATCAACGCCGAAAGCTCCCCGCTGCGGTTCCGTGCCTGCTTCACCCTGCCAGCGGAGCAAGCAGCCGACCTGCTGACTGAGGCTTTCCCTTATGACGACCCCATCCCCTTGGGCGCGCCCGGCTGGTTCGAGTGTTTCGACGCCGAAACCATCGGCACCGCCCTTGAGGCGGGCGAAGCGCAGGCCTTCCTAATCCAGCGTGACATCACCCGTGGCATTGACCGCGTCGGTGCCCTCTTCCCCGATGGGCGCGGCTTCGCCTGGCATCAACTCAACGGCACGCTCGAATAGCCGCCTTGCCCAATCAACACACCGCGCGATAGACCGCGGTCGATACCATCCGCGCCACTGGCGCGCGCCCGATCACAGGACCAACCCGATGCCCGATCTTCTGCTGGAATTATTCTCCGAAGAAATCCCGGCCCGTATGCAGGCGCGTGCAGCCGATGATCTCAAGCGGCTGGTCACCGATGGTCTGGTCGAGGCGGGCCTGACCTATGCCTCCGCCGGTTCCTTCGCCACGCCGCGTCGGCTGGTGCTGACGGTTGAGGGGCTGACCGACGCATCCCCCACCACCACCGAAGAACGCCGCGGCCCCAAAGTTGGCGCGCCCGTCAAGGCCATCGAAGGCTTCCTGCGTGGGGCAGGGGTGGCGCGCGAAGATTTGGTGGAGCGGGAGGAGAAGAAGGGCAGCTTCTATTTCGCCCAAGTCACAACCGAAGGCCGCCCTGCGTCCGACATCATCGCAGATCTCGTCCCCGGCGTGATCCGCAATTTCCCTTGGCCCAAGTCGATGCGCTGGGGCGCGGGGTCCTTGCGCTGGGTGCGCCCGTTGCAATCCATCCTCTGCATCCTGTCTGATGAGGCAGGGGCGGAGGTCGTGCCGTTCGAGGTCGACGGCTTCACCGCAGGCAACACCACCGAAGGCCACCGTTTCATGGAACCGGGCAGTTTTGCCGTTTCGTCCTTCGCGGATTACGAGGCCAAGCTCAGCGCCGCCAAGGTGGTCCTGTCAGCCGAGGCGCGGGCCGAGACGATCTGGCATGACGCCACCAACATGGCCTTCGCCGCCGGTCTGGAAGTCGTTGAAGACAAAGGCCTTCTGGCCGAGGTCGCGGGTCTCGTCGAATGGCCCGTTGTTCTGATGGGGGAGATTGGCGAGGATTTCCTTGGCCTGCCGCCGGAAGTCCTGCAAACCTCCATGCGCGAGCATCAGAAGTTCTTTTCCGTCCGCAATCCGGCGACCGGTCGGATCGAGCGTTTCATCACCGTGGCCAACCGCGAAACCGCCGATCACGGCGCCACAATCATCGCAGGCAACGCCAAGGTGCTCTCCGCCCGTCTGGCCGATGCGAAATTCTTCTGGGACAACGATTTGCGCATAGCCCGCGACGGCATGGGCGCGTGGCGTGAAGGTCTAGCCAACGTGACCTTCGAGCGCCGTCTTGGAACGCAAGCCGAACGGGTCGACCGCATCGCAGCTTTGGCCCACGAAATTGCCCCCATCGTCGGGGCGGACCCCACGGCGGCTGAAACCGCCGCGCGCATCGCCAAAGCCGATCTGAACTCCGAAATGGTCTATGAATTCCCGGAACTCCAAGGGGTAATGGGCAAGTACTACGCGCTGGAAGCCGGCCTCGACCCCGCCATCGCCGCCGTCGCGGAAGAGCACTATGCCCCCCTCGGCCCCACCGACGACGTCCCCACCGCACCGCTTTCGGTGGCCGTCGCGCTCGCCGATAAGCTCGACCTGCTCACCGGCTTCTGGGCCATCGACGAGAAGCCCACCGGCTCGAAGGACCCCTTCGCTCTCCGCCGCGCGGCCTTGGGCGTCATTCGGATCGTCGAAAGCAGCGAATTGCGCCTTCAGCTCGACCGCTTCTTTGACGCGCAACTGGTGCGGCACAAGGGTGGCCTGATTGAGGATGTTGAAACCGACGAGGTCATGGATTTGCTTCGTGAGATTGCGGACCACGGCGTCTTCGGCGCGGCGTTCCGTGCTGTGAAAGAAGCGCGCGGCAAGGCCTCTGATGGGCTGGAGGAGATGGCATCACAAGTCCCTGACAAATCCGACGACCTCCTTTCCTTCTTCCACGACCGCCTCAAGGTCCACCTCCGTTCCGAAAACATCCGCCACGATGTCATCGACGCAGCACTCTCCAAGCCGCCCACCGATGACCTCACTCTCGTCGTCGCCCGCGCCCGCGCGTTGCAGGCCTTCCTCGACACGCCCGATGGCGAAAACTTGATCCAGGGCTACAAACGCTCCGCAAACATCCTCGCGCAGGCCGAAGAAAAGGACGGCGTCGAATATCGCTACGGCGCAGACGCCAAGTTCGCGGAAACCGACGAAGAACGCGCCCTCTTCACCGCCCTCGATACCGCCAATCAAGCTATTGCGCCTGCGATGGAAGCTGAGAACTTCGTCGACGCCATGTCCGCCATGGCCAAGCTCCGCGCGCCCATTGATGCCTTCTTCGAGGCCGTTCAGGTCAACGCCGACAACGACATCGTCCGGCGCAACCGCCTGAACCTTCTGCACGACATCACCCAGACCTGTGGCGCCATCGCAGATCTGTCGCGAATCGAGGGCTAATCCGTTTTCGCCGCGCCGCAGCGATCACTTTTCTTTGCAATCGCAGCATAAACGCTGCGTTCTGACACTATTTGCGTCCGCAAAACTGGACACAAAGCCTTCCGGTTGTATCGTGTGTACAAGTTTACCGGAGGCGAGCCGATGCTCACCACACCCGACTTTGTCGAAATCACCCAGACCGCTGCCATCCGCAAGGATCGGCACGGCAACCGTGCGAAATGCCTTCAGCGGCTGATCCGGCTTGATCTGCCGGTGCCCCATACCGTCGCGCTCAGCTTTGACACGGTGCGCGCGATTGCCGATGGGCGGATGCCCGACCTCGAAGCGCTCGTAGGCGTGTTCGGTGAGAATGCGTTGCTGTCCGTCCGATCTTCTTCGGAAACCCCGGATTGGGGCGGGCCGGGAACGATCCTGAATATCGGTATGGGCGATGAAGTGGCCCGTCAGCTTGCCGAAACCCACGGCACCGACGTCGCAGACGCTGCCTATACTTCCTTCATTCGGACCTTTGCCGTCGAAGTGCACCGTCTGGATGCCGATGAATTCGAAGGCCCAATCACCCCCCGCATCGCGAAAGAGGCCTATGAGGCCGAGATGGAAGAACCCTTCCCGCAGGACCCTACCGTCCAACTGGCCGAGGTTTTGCGCTCCATGGCGCGGGCCTGGGATGGCACAACCGCCCGCCTGCTGCGACAGGCGCAAGGCGCACCAGCGGATGCCGGGCTTGGCCTTGTGGTGCAGAAGATGGCGCTTGGTCCGGGGCAGGGGATTTCGGGGGCCGGCGTCGTGCAATACGTCTCGTCCGAGACTGGAGAGCCGCAAGTCACAGGCCGCTACCTCCCGCGCGGGCAGGGGCGTGAAGCGCTAACTGATGGGGA
It contains:
- the glyS gene encoding glycine--tRNA ligase subunit beta yields the protein MPDLLLELFSEEIPARMQARAADDLKRLVTDGLVEAGLTYASAGSFATPRRLVLTVEGLTDASPTTTEERRGPKVGAPVKAIEGFLRGAGVAREDLVEREEKKGSFYFAQVTTEGRPASDIIADLVPGVIRNFPWPKSMRWGAGSLRWVRPLQSILCILSDEAGAEVVPFEVDGFTAGNTTEGHRFMEPGSFAVSSFADYEAKLSAAKVVLSAEARAETIWHDATNMAFAAGLEVVEDKGLLAEVAGLVEWPVVLMGEIGEDFLGLPPEVLQTSMREHQKFFSVRNPATGRIERFITVANRETADHGATIIAGNAKVLSARLADAKFFWDNDLRIARDGMGAWREGLANVTFERRLGTQAERVDRIAALAHEIAPIVGADPTAAETAARIAKADLNSEMVYEFPELQGVMGKYYALEAGLDPAIAAVAEEHYAPLGPTDDVPTAPLSVAVALADKLDLLTGFWAIDEKPTGSKDPFALRRAALGVIRIVESSELRLQLDRFFDAQLVRHKGGLIEDVETDEVMDLLREIADHGVFGAAFRAVKEARGKASDGLEEMASQVPDKSDDLLSFFHDRLKVHLRSENIRHDVIDAALSKPPTDDLTLVVARARALQAFLDTPDGENLIQGYKRSANILAQAEEKDGVEYRYGADAKFAETDEERALFTALDTANQAIAPAMEAENFVDAMSAMAKLRAPIDAFFEAVQVNADNDIVRRNRLNLLHDITQTCGAIADLSRIEG
- a CDS encoding DUF6446 family protein, whose translation is MTSGKILVSVIVGVTAIFGAALWWFVNYAFYEELDDVALIVQRGDGAAFEVPLDPVGNQVSGINAESSPLRFRACFTLPAEQAADLLTEAFPYDDPIPLGAPGWFECFDAETIGTALEAGEAQAFLIQRDITRGIDRVGALFPDGRGFAWHQLNGTLE
- a CDS encoding glycine--tRNA ligase subunit alpha codes for the protein MAEPNTPRSFQEIILRLQSYWAAKGCAIMQPYDMEVGAGTFHPATTLRSLGSKAWAAAYVQPSRRPTDGRYGENPNRLQHYYQYQVLIKPSPPDLQDLYLGSLRAIGIDTDIHDIRFVEDDWESPTLGAWGLGWEVWCDGMEVSQFTYFQQVGGHDCHPVSGELTYGLERLAMYVLGIDHVMDMPFNDPDAPIPLKYGDVFRQTEEEYSRHNFDTATTETLLKHFEDAEAECKHILDQAHDDPKTGKRIIMAHPAYDQAIKASHVFNLLDARGVISVTERQAYIGRVRALTKMCADAFVQTEAGGADAA
- a CDS encoding serine protease yields the protein MAMRILRGALALTFVAVFGVLTVGSAQAQDRVWVQIEAHQSLAAAEQRVRAYSQLVENVNGFRATTGLYAVALGPYEPDVGQTVLRQLLAQGLIPRDSFLEDGDLYATQFFPVGTNTLQGDTAVSTEAALNEEPAVEEAVEEVAVAEEEPEPVDIPDETPQEARQSEGQLTREQRDELQIALQWFGFYTGGIDGAFGPGTRGSMEAYQIDRGMEPTGILTTRQRAQLLNEYNGELAALGMQNVLDQRAGIQMDLPMAMVAFDSYNFPFAQYEEINDSGVRVMLISQPGDRATLFGLYEIMQTLEIVPLEGERERQGDSFLLTGQSQDLRSHTEARLVGGAVKGFTLIWEPSADDQIARVLPMMQETFQAVDGALDPAAVPEGLDESIDMVSGLTVRSPDLVRTGFFLDAQGTVLTTTEVAGQCQQILIDNAYDASVTFRDDALGIVVLRPTQALAPLGFARMADSPARLRSDIAVAGYPFGGALSAASTTFGRLADLRGVNGEETVQRLEVATADTEAGGPVLDVTGNVIGMVLPGTVEGRTLPDEVTLALRSDQLIALLQEAGVGLTVGQPAGALNRENLSREAADMTVRVSCWN